In one Silene latifolia isolate original U9 population chromosome 10, ASM4854445v1, whole genome shotgun sequence genomic region, the following are encoded:
- the LOC141606109 gene encoding uncharacterized protein LOC141606109 isoform X4 — MPPELIWDVPFVFDYDKRDHLDDDLFLKQLGDAQVPWRTQLKNYPKHADEPLIKNVVAFIIWQDTKFNDFWEELHKLSPPDQDDSLYSHVIQKAASLVYFLYTQANLFKIGHELTLDKQMDKIFTQVEEWAKKGTPIDEACKLLVHLMADKDEFSLITENHLADVLRTYTYASPALFFRRPDVIKVILPSTDKDQLFDDITEVVRKEELSPAQLTADEYTHWMMTLLREEVTLVEYNLISRAMGEHPMVRLSLLSDDKLESDLFCLLLPLLADAKERIKCELINVLQPLYELCNLHLYQVCTEISETVQVADLRRMSLGSRFIGRSHLIWAFYKLGYGGEKMIQLDHFIYAVLNTKDIDFDEEQWTEFYQDFKDFQKALESMETEIEPKSTVTVRPCGSLNVFSDSSNGTDDSQERTHHRL, encoded by the exons ATGCCGCCGGAGTTGATCTGGGATGTCCCGTTTGTGTTCGACTATGATAAG CGTGATCATCTTGATGATGATTTGTTTCTGAAACAACTTGGCGATGCTCAAGTTCCATGGAGAACTCAACTAAAGAACTACCCTAAGCATGCTGATGAACCTCTTATTAAGAATGTTGTTGCTTTTATAATCTGGCAAGATACCAAATTTAATGATTTCTGGGAGGAGCTACACAAATTGTCCCCGCCTGATCAGGATGATAGCCTCTACTCCCACGTCATCCAAAAAGCGGCTTCTTTGGTCTATTTTTTATACACCCAG GCTAATTTATTTAAGATTGGTCATGAGCTTACGTTGGATAAGCAGATGGACAAAATATTTACTCAAGTTGAAGAGTGGGCTAAAAAG GGTACTCCTATTGATGAAGCCTGCAAGTTACTTGTTCATCTTATGGCTGACAAGGATGAATTTTCTCTCATTACAGAGAACCACCTCGCTGACGTGCTCCGT ACTTATACTTATGCTAGTCCTGCCCTTTTCTTTAGGCGTCCCGATgttattaag GTTATCCTTCCTTCAACAGATAAG GATCAATTGTTTGATGACATTACCGAGGTAGTCAGGAAAGAAGAATTGTCTCCGGCACAATTGACG GCTGATGAATACACACATTGGATGATGACGTTACTCAGAGAAGAAGTTACGCTAGTAGAGTATAATCTTATATCTCGAGCTATGGGAGAACACCCCATGGTCAGGCTGTCTCTACTATCAGATGATAAATTAGAAAGCGATCTTTTTTGTCTCCTGCTACCCTTGCTGGCTGATGCGAAGGAGAGGATTAAATGTGAGCTGATTAATGTGCTGCAGCCTTTGTACGAACTATGCAATCTTCATTTGTACCAAGTGTGTACTGAAATCTCTGAAACAGTCCAAGTTGCTGATCTTCGTCGGATGTCGCTAGGGAGTCGTTTTATCGGCCGGAGTCATCTAATTTGGGCGTTCTATAAGTTGGGATATG GGGGAGAAAAGATGATCCAGCTTGATCATTTTATCTATGCCGTCCTCAACACGAAAGATATTGACTTTGATGAGGAGCAGTGGACAGAATTTTATCAGGATTTCAAAGATTTTCAGAAAG CTTTGGAGAGCATGGAGACTGAAATTGAGCCCAAATCTACCGTGACCGTGAGGCCTTGCGGGTCGCTTAATGTTTTTTCTGACTCGAGTAATGGTACGGATGATTCACAGGAACGAACGCACCACCGACTTTGA
- the LOC141606109 gene encoding uncharacterized protein LOC141606109 isoform X1, with amino-acid sequence MPPELIWDVPFVFDYDKKYKIERPVDDDDRDHNKVDKVELGDDYIAQVLLGDHYRLEPIGSHLTRKYFDFLAPPYFKRDHLDDDLFLKQLGDAQVPWRTQLKNYPKHADEPLIKNVVAFIIWQDTKFNDFWEELHKLSPPDQDDSLYSHVIQKAASLVYFLYTQANLFKIGHELTLDKQMDKIFTQVEEWAKKGTPIDEACKLLVHLMADKDEFSLITENHLADVLRTYTYASPALFFRRPDVIKVILPSTDKDQLFDDITEVVRKEELSPAQLTADEYTHWMMTLLREEVTLVEYNLISRAMGEHPMVRLSLLSDDKLESDLFCLLLPLLADAKERIKCELINVLQPLYELCNLHLYQVCTEISETVQVADLRRMSLGSRFIGRSHLIWAFYKLGYALPLEIRNVINIFDSDEDHPPYHIYMAALKLALCSGGEKMIQLDHFIYAVLNTKDIDFDEEQWTEFYQDFKDFQKALESMETEIEPKSTVTVRPCGSLNVFSDSSNGTDDSQERTHHRL; translated from the exons ATGCCGCCGGAGTTGATCTGGGATGTCCCGTTTGTGTTCGACTATGATAAG AAGTATAAAATCGAGAGGCCGGTGGATGATGATGATCGCGACCACAACAAGGTTGATAAAGTAGAATTAGGAGATGATTATATTGCTCAGGTTCTCCTGGGCGATCACTATCGTTTGGAGCCTATTGGTTCCCATCTTACTCGCAAATATTTTGATTTTTTGGCTCCTCCCTACTTTAAG CGTGATCATCTTGATGATGATTTGTTTCTGAAACAACTTGGCGATGCTCAAGTTCCATGGAGAACTCAACTAAAGAACTACCCTAAGCATGCTGATGAACCTCTTATTAAGAATGTTGTTGCTTTTATAATCTGGCAAGATACCAAATTTAATGATTTCTGGGAGGAGCTACACAAATTGTCCCCGCCTGATCAGGATGATAGCCTCTACTCCCACGTCATCCAAAAAGCGGCTTCTTTGGTCTATTTTTTATACACCCAG GCTAATTTATTTAAGATTGGTCATGAGCTTACGTTGGATAAGCAGATGGACAAAATATTTACTCAAGTTGAAGAGTGGGCTAAAAAG GGTACTCCTATTGATGAAGCCTGCAAGTTACTTGTTCATCTTATGGCTGACAAGGATGAATTTTCTCTCATTACAGAGAACCACCTCGCTGACGTGCTCCGT ACTTATACTTATGCTAGTCCTGCCCTTTTCTTTAGGCGTCCCGATgttattaag GTTATCCTTCCTTCAACAGATAAG GATCAATTGTTTGATGACATTACCGAGGTAGTCAGGAAAGAAGAATTGTCTCCGGCACAATTGACG GCTGATGAATACACACATTGGATGATGACGTTACTCAGAGAAGAAGTTACGCTAGTAGAGTATAATCTTATATCTCGAGCTATGGGAGAACACCCCATGGTCAGGCTGTCTCTACTATCAGATGATAAATTAGAAAGCGATCTTTTTTGTCTCCTGCTACCCTTGCTGGCTGATGCGAAGGAGAGGATTAAATGTGAGCTGATTAATGTGCTGCAGCCTTTGTACGAACTATGCAATCTTCATTTGTACCAAGTGTGTACTGAAATCTCTGAAACAGTCCAAGTTGCTGATCTTCGTCGGATGTCGCTAGGGAGTCGTTTTATCGGCCGGAGTCATCTAATTTGGGCGTTCTATAAGTTGGGATATG CTCTTCCCCTTGAAATCAGGAATGTGATAAACATTTTTGACTCTGACGAAGATCATCCACCTTATCATATTTATATGGCTGCCTTGAAGTTGGCCTTATGCTCCG GGGGAGAAAAGATGATCCAGCTTGATCATTTTATCTATGCCGTCCTCAACACGAAAGATATTGACTTTGATGAGGAGCAGTGGACAGAATTTTATCAGGATTTCAAAGATTTTCAGAAAG CTTTGGAGAGCATGGAGACTGAAATTGAGCCCAAATCTACCGTGACCGTGAGGCCTTGCGGGTCGCTTAATGTTTTTTCTGACTCGAGTAATGGTACGGATGATTCACAGGAACGAACGCACCACCGACTTTGA
- the LOC141606109 gene encoding uncharacterized protein LOC141606109 isoform X3, with translation MPPELIWDVPFVFDYDKRDHLDDDLFLKQLGDAQVPWRTQLKNYPKHADEPLIKNVVAFIIWQDTKFNDFWEELHKLSPPDQDDSLYSHVIQKAASLVYFLYTQANLFKIGHELTLDKQMDKIFTQVEEWAKKGTPIDEACKLLVHLMADKDEFSLITENHLADVLRTYTYASPALFFRRPDVIKVILPSTDKDQLFDDITEVVRKEELSPAQLTADEYTHWMMTLLREEVTLVEYNLISRAMGEHPMVRLSLLSDDKLESDLFCLLLPLLADAKERIKCELINVLQPLYELCNLHLYQVCTEISETVQVADLRRMSLGSRFIGRSHLIWAFYKLGYALPLEIRNVINIFDSDEDHPPYHIYMAALKLALCSGGEKMIQLDHFIYAVLNTKDIDFDEEQWTEFYQDFKDFQKALESMETEIEPKSTVTVRPCGSLNVFSDSSNGTDDSQERTHHRL, from the exons ATGCCGCCGGAGTTGATCTGGGATGTCCCGTTTGTGTTCGACTATGATAAG CGTGATCATCTTGATGATGATTTGTTTCTGAAACAACTTGGCGATGCTCAAGTTCCATGGAGAACTCAACTAAAGAACTACCCTAAGCATGCTGATGAACCTCTTATTAAGAATGTTGTTGCTTTTATAATCTGGCAAGATACCAAATTTAATGATTTCTGGGAGGAGCTACACAAATTGTCCCCGCCTGATCAGGATGATAGCCTCTACTCCCACGTCATCCAAAAAGCGGCTTCTTTGGTCTATTTTTTATACACCCAG GCTAATTTATTTAAGATTGGTCATGAGCTTACGTTGGATAAGCAGATGGACAAAATATTTACTCAAGTTGAAGAGTGGGCTAAAAAG GGTACTCCTATTGATGAAGCCTGCAAGTTACTTGTTCATCTTATGGCTGACAAGGATGAATTTTCTCTCATTACAGAGAACCACCTCGCTGACGTGCTCCGT ACTTATACTTATGCTAGTCCTGCCCTTTTCTTTAGGCGTCCCGATgttattaag GTTATCCTTCCTTCAACAGATAAG GATCAATTGTTTGATGACATTACCGAGGTAGTCAGGAAAGAAGAATTGTCTCCGGCACAATTGACG GCTGATGAATACACACATTGGATGATGACGTTACTCAGAGAAGAAGTTACGCTAGTAGAGTATAATCTTATATCTCGAGCTATGGGAGAACACCCCATGGTCAGGCTGTCTCTACTATCAGATGATAAATTAGAAAGCGATCTTTTTTGTCTCCTGCTACCCTTGCTGGCTGATGCGAAGGAGAGGATTAAATGTGAGCTGATTAATGTGCTGCAGCCTTTGTACGAACTATGCAATCTTCATTTGTACCAAGTGTGTACTGAAATCTCTGAAACAGTCCAAGTTGCTGATCTTCGTCGGATGTCGCTAGGGAGTCGTTTTATCGGCCGGAGTCATCTAATTTGGGCGTTCTATAAGTTGGGATATG CTCTTCCCCTTGAAATCAGGAATGTGATAAACATTTTTGACTCTGACGAAGATCATCCACCTTATCATATTTATATGGCTGCCTTGAAGTTGGCCTTATGCTCCG GGGGAGAAAAGATGATCCAGCTTGATCATTTTATCTATGCCGTCCTCAACACGAAAGATATTGACTTTGATGAGGAGCAGTGGACAGAATTTTATCAGGATTTCAAAGATTTTCAGAAAG CTTTGGAGAGCATGGAGACTGAAATTGAGCCCAAATCTACCGTGACCGTGAGGCCTTGCGGGTCGCTTAATGTTTTTTCTGACTCGAGTAATGGTACGGATGATTCACAGGAACGAACGCACCACCGACTTTGA
- the LOC141606109 gene encoding uncharacterized protein LOC141606109 isoform X2, with product MPPELIWDVPFVFDYDKKYKIERPVDDDDRDHNKVDKVELGDDYIAQVLLGDHYRLEPIGSHLTRKYFDFLAPPYFKRDHLDDDLFLKQLGDAQVPWRTQLKNYPKHADEPLIKNVVAFIIWQDTKFNDFWEELHKLSPPDQDDSLYSHVIQKAASLVYFLYTQANLFKIGHELTLDKQMDKIFTQVEEWAKKGTPIDEACKLLVHLMADKDEFSLITENHLADVLRTYTYASPALFFRRPDVIKVILPSTDKDQLFDDITEVVRKEELSPAQLTADEYTHWMMTLLREEVTLVEYNLISRAMGEHPMVRLSLLSDDKLESDLFCLLLPLLADAKERIKCELINVLQPLYELCNLHLYQVCTEISETVQVADLRRMSLGSRFIGRSHLIWAFYKLGYGGEKMIQLDHFIYAVLNTKDIDFDEEQWTEFYQDFKDFQKALESMETEIEPKSTVTVRPCGSLNVFSDSSNGTDDSQERTHHRL from the exons ATGCCGCCGGAGTTGATCTGGGATGTCCCGTTTGTGTTCGACTATGATAAG AAGTATAAAATCGAGAGGCCGGTGGATGATGATGATCGCGACCACAACAAGGTTGATAAAGTAGAATTAGGAGATGATTATATTGCTCAGGTTCTCCTGGGCGATCACTATCGTTTGGAGCCTATTGGTTCCCATCTTACTCGCAAATATTTTGATTTTTTGGCTCCTCCCTACTTTAAG CGTGATCATCTTGATGATGATTTGTTTCTGAAACAACTTGGCGATGCTCAAGTTCCATGGAGAACTCAACTAAAGAACTACCCTAAGCATGCTGATGAACCTCTTATTAAGAATGTTGTTGCTTTTATAATCTGGCAAGATACCAAATTTAATGATTTCTGGGAGGAGCTACACAAATTGTCCCCGCCTGATCAGGATGATAGCCTCTACTCCCACGTCATCCAAAAAGCGGCTTCTTTGGTCTATTTTTTATACACCCAG GCTAATTTATTTAAGATTGGTCATGAGCTTACGTTGGATAAGCAGATGGACAAAATATTTACTCAAGTTGAAGAGTGGGCTAAAAAG GGTACTCCTATTGATGAAGCCTGCAAGTTACTTGTTCATCTTATGGCTGACAAGGATGAATTTTCTCTCATTACAGAGAACCACCTCGCTGACGTGCTCCGT ACTTATACTTATGCTAGTCCTGCCCTTTTCTTTAGGCGTCCCGATgttattaag GTTATCCTTCCTTCAACAGATAAG GATCAATTGTTTGATGACATTACCGAGGTAGTCAGGAAAGAAGAATTGTCTCCGGCACAATTGACG GCTGATGAATACACACATTGGATGATGACGTTACTCAGAGAAGAAGTTACGCTAGTAGAGTATAATCTTATATCTCGAGCTATGGGAGAACACCCCATGGTCAGGCTGTCTCTACTATCAGATGATAAATTAGAAAGCGATCTTTTTTGTCTCCTGCTACCCTTGCTGGCTGATGCGAAGGAGAGGATTAAATGTGAGCTGATTAATGTGCTGCAGCCTTTGTACGAACTATGCAATCTTCATTTGTACCAAGTGTGTACTGAAATCTCTGAAACAGTCCAAGTTGCTGATCTTCGTCGGATGTCGCTAGGGAGTCGTTTTATCGGCCGGAGTCATCTAATTTGGGCGTTCTATAAGTTGGGATATG GGGGAGAAAAGATGATCCAGCTTGATCATTTTATCTATGCCGTCCTCAACACGAAAGATATTGACTTTGATGAGGAGCAGTGGACAGAATTTTATCAGGATTTCAAAGATTTTCAGAAAG CTTTGGAGAGCATGGAGACTGAAATTGAGCCCAAATCTACCGTGACCGTGAGGCCTTGCGGGTCGCTTAATGTTTTTTCTGACTCGAGTAATGGTACGGATGATTCACAGGAACGAACGCACCACCGACTTTGA
- the LOC141606106 gene encoding uncharacterized protein LOC141606106 codes for MARPALLSDIGGFSDSEIDLSDCCVNVPVNGYSRRRRFPEYMKLLLQRPPSPSDDDDDDEDDDDEDDDHSIEMVSLEDQLGSHLLHDEYRWEPIGSHLTRQYYYYSAPVYFKRDHPDDDLFLKQLGDAQLPWTTQLKNYPKHADEPLIKDVMAFIIWQDTRDDTFWKSLRKLSPPDQDDSLYSKVIQGAAFLVSFLHTQANLFKIGRERTLKKQMDIIFTDAVEWAKKGTPIDEACKLLIQLTADNDDFSFVTENDLADMLCYYAIDIRFKDFQRPPTVRDPFPPTVKDQLLEDITRVLRKVELSPTELKADEYTHWMMMLLREEATQVEENLISEAIGDNPMVKLARPSEDNNPMIKQGRPSEDNFMDDLFTFLLRLLTNVKDRMKLELANVVQPLDELCKLHRCKICPEISETIQVAYLRRMSLGSRFIGRSHLIWAFYKLGYALPLEIRNMINIFDSDEDHPPYHIYMAALKLALQSGEKRMQLDHFIYAVLNSKDIDFDGEQWTEFSQDFKDFQQGLESMESEIEPKSTVTVRPCGSLDIFCDSRDSHNTEERTTNVEPKSSENLSTESGDAEDSITNTGRIYLT; via the exons ATGGCGCGGCCGGCGTTGTTATCGGATATCGGTGGTTTTAGCGACTCGGAAATCGATTTGAGTGATTGCTGTGTTAATGTCCCTGTTAATGGTTACTCCAGGAGG CGTAGGTTTCCCGAATATATGAAGCTTTTATTGCAGAGGCCGCCGTCGCcgtctgatgatgatgatgatgacgaggacgACGATGACGAGGACGACGACCATTCTATTGAAATGGTTAGTTTGGAAGATCAACTTGGGTCTCATCTGTTGCACGATGAGTATCGTTGGGAGCCTATTGGTTCCCATCTTACCCGCCAATATTATTACTACTCGGCTCCTGTCTACTTTAAG CGCGATCATCCTGATGATGATCTGTTTCTCAAACAACTTGGCGATGCTCAACTTCCATGGACAACTCAACTAAAGAACTACCCTAAGCATGCTGATGAACCTCTTATTAAGGATGTTATGGCGTTTATTATCTGGCAAGATACCAGAGACGATACTTTCTGGAAGAGCCTGCGCAAATTGTCTCCGCCTGATCAGGATGATAGCCTCTATTCCAAAGTCATCCAAGGAGCGGCTTTTTTAGTCTCTTTTTTACACACCCAG GCTAATTTATTTAAGATTGGTCGTGAGCGTACTTTGAAAAAGCAGATGGACATAATATTTACTGATGCTGTAGAGTGGGCTAAAAAG GGTACCCCTATTGATGAAGCATGCAAGTTACTCATTCAACTTACGGCTGACAACGATGATTTTTCTTTTGTTACAGAGAACGACCTCGCTGACATGCTCTGT TACTATGCTATCGATATTCGTTTCAAAGACTTTCAGCGCCCGCCTACTGTTAGG GATCCCTTCCCTCCAACAGTTAAG GATCAATTGTTAGAGGACATTACCAGGGTATTAAGGAAAGTTGAATTGTCTCCAACAGAATTGAAG GCTGATGAATATACGCACTGGATGATGATGCTTCTCAGAGAAGAAGCTACGCAAGTAGAGGAAAATCTTATATCTGAAGCTATTGGAGATAACCCCATGGTCAAGCTGGCTCGACCATCAGAGGATAATAACCCAATGATCAAGCAGGGTCGGCCATCAGAGGATAATTTTATGGATGATCTCTTCACATTCCTGCTGCGCTTGTTGACTAATGTGAAGGATAGGATGAAACTTGAGCTGGCTAATGTGGTGCAGCCTTTGGATGAACTATGCAAGCTTCATCGGTGTAAAATATGTCCTGAAATCTCTGAAACAATCCAAGTTGCTTATCTTCGTCGTATGTCATTAGGGAGTCGTTTTATCGGCCGGAGTCATCTAATTTGGGCATTCTATAAGTTGGGATATG CACTTCCTCTTGAAATCAGGAATATGATCAACATTTTTGACTCTGACGAAGATCATCCACCTTATCATATTTATATGGCTGCCTTGAAGTTGGCCTTGCAGTCCG GGGAAAAGAGGATGCAACTTGATCACTTTATCTATGCCGTCCTCAACTCGAAAGATATTGACTTTGATGGGGAGCAGTGGACAGAATTTTCTCAGGATTTCAAAGATTTTCAGCAAG GTTTGGAGAGCATGGAGTCTGAAATTGAGCCCAAATCTACAGTGACTGTGAGGCCTTGCGGTTCGCTTGATATTTTCTGTGACTCGAGAGATTCACATAATACAGAGGAACGCACCACCAACGTTGAACCCAAATCATCAGAGAATTTGAGTACTGAATCGGGGGACGCAGAGGATAGCATCACCAACACTGGTAGAATATATTTAACATGA